One Ureaplasma urealyticum serovar 8 str. ATCC 27618 genomic window carries:
- the def gene encoding peptide deformylase: MYNVKFLDLLNANLKPNPQWIFKDPHPVLREVTQDIQGYELSKDDIYYLKKMVRYIDVCYHNQAKKYKIRAGIAIAANQVGWNKRATYIHFDDGNEEHHYLLINPHITKRSSQRAYLNPGEGCLSVDHDRSGYVIRYEKVHVKAYDLISEQFIDKEFSGIIAICIQHEIGHLDAGLYYDNINQDQPFYTEPDWVKIGR; encoded by the coding sequence ATGTATAACGTTAAATTTTTAGATTTATTAAACGCAAATTTAAAACCAAATCCACAGTGAATCTTTAAAGATCCACATCCCGTTTTACGTGAAGTCACTCAAGATATACAAGGTTATGAATTATCAAAAGATGATATTTATTATCTTAAAAAGATGGTTCGATACATTGATGTTTGTTATCACAACCAGGCTAAAAAATATAAAATTCGTGCTGGGATTGCAATTGCTGCAAACCAAGTTGGTTGAAACAAACGTGCAACTTATATTCATTTTGATGATGGAAATGAAGAACATCATTATTTATTAATTAATCCACATATTACTAAACGTTCATCACAACGTGCTTATTTAAATCCTGGCGAAGGATGTTTATCTGTTGATCATGATCGTTCTGGATATGTAATTAGATATGAAAAAGTTCATGTTAAAGCCTATGATTTGATTAGTGAACAATTTATTGATAAAGAATTTAGTGGAATTATTGCTATTTGTATTCAACATGAAATTGGTCATTTAGATGCAGGTTTATACTACGATAATATTAATCAAGACCAACCATTTTATACAGAACCTGATTGAGTAAAGATTGGAAGATAG
- the parC gene encoding DNA topoisomerase IV subunit A, whose product MSVNQQKIINTPLDNIVGESYAKYAKYIIQDRALPDIRDGLKPVQRRILYAMSELGIFHDKPYKKSARTVGEVIGKYHPHGDSSIYEAMVRMSQDWKNNLCLLDMHGNKGSIDGDNAAAMRYTETRLSKIASVMLTNLKKDVVKFSPNFDDSEKEPSILPSLFPNLLINGATGIASGYATSIPPHNPNEVFDALIYRIDHPDCSIEKLIKICPAPDFPTGGEIHDLNGCANAHKTGEGKFVIRASIEFKTSEAKINQIIINSIPYETNKALIIKEIEDIIYNKEVAGLIEVRDESDAKGVSIIIDTKKDVNLENVKNYLYKKTSLEISYNTKFIAIVHRTPTLVSLSTYLDAQINHSLDVINKVDLYDLNKVLLRIEIVEGLIKCVDLIDEIIKIIRASDSRQDAKNALIQTFAFTNNQAEAIIMMRLHNLTRTDIFDLRNEWESLQQQAKTLKERIKSLQVRKNYLKQKMIEFKKEFGYQRKTKLFDEFIKAEVNEDQMIEKQSLNLVISRDGYIKTVSKKSFESSKYDELGLKTNDLLFYHNVINSHDRILIITSKAKLINLIAHKISCMRWKDVGEHLNNYAKFDANEKVVAVYVCNEQFKVDEHQLVLGSKLNLIKRIELNELDLNKNSKQISIMKLNENDGLISANLIKKDHNQFVVAISKLGLVLMFLVHEINCLNRLAKGIKIMKLKPNDEISSILIVPNNGYSIQLFLDQGNKCFSISELKLSKRAMTPSPLYLPTKKAQSVLAAFLVGNENVFYLLDEQQKINPYYLPNPKPIKLNSKINKYENDLIITDVVKDSFLSDSVISDFKKISMYANEFDSELLKTNENQEQDDLQLELINEKEEND is encoded by the coding sequence ATGAGTGTAAATCAACAAAAAATTATTAATACACCATTAGACAACATTGTTGGTGAAAGTTATGCTAAATATGCAAAATATATTATTCAAGATCGTGCTTTACCAGATATTCGTGATGGTTTAAAACCCGTTCAACGACGTATTTTGTATGCCATGAGCGAATTAGGAATTTTTCATGACAAACCTTACAAAAAATCAGCACGTACAGTTGGGGAAGTAATTGGTAAATACCACCCTCATGGTGATTCATCAATTTATGAAGCTATGGTAAGAATGAGTCAAGATTGAAAAAATAATTTATGCTTATTAGATATGCATGGTAATAAAGGTTCGATTGATGGTGATAACGCTGCTGCGATGCGTTATACAGAAACACGTTTATCAAAAATTGCTAGTGTAATGCTAACTAATTTAAAAAAAGATGTAGTTAAATTTAGTCCAAACTTTGATGATAGTGAAAAAGAACCATCAATTTTACCATCACTTTTTCCTAACTTATTAATTAATGGAGCAACAGGAATTGCTTCAGGATATGCAACAAGTATTCCACCTCATAATCCTAATGAAGTTTTTGATGCTTTAATTTATCGAATTGATCATCCAGATTGTAGTATTGAAAAATTAATTAAAATTTGTCCAGCGCCAGATTTCCCAACAGGGGGAGAAATTCATGATTTAAATGGATGTGCAAATGCTCACAAAACTGGTGAAGGTAAATTTGTAATCCGAGCTTCAATTGAATTTAAAACAAGTGAAGCAAAAATTAATCAAATCATTATTAATTCCATTCCTTATGAAACAAATAAAGCTTTAATTATTAAAGAAATTGAAGATATTATTTACAATAAAGAAGTTGCTGGTTTAATCGAAGTTCGTGATGAATCAGATGCTAAGGGTGTTAGCATTATCATTGATACTAAAAAAGATGTTAATTTAGAAAATGTTAAAAATTATTTATACAAAAAAACTAGTTTGGAAATTAGTTATAATACAAAATTTATTGCAATTGTTCATCGAACACCAACACTTGTAAGTTTATCAACGTATCTAGATGCGCAAATCAACCATAGTCTTGATGTTATTAATAAAGTTGATTTATATGATTTAAATAAAGTTTTATTACGTATTGAAATTGTTGAAGGTTTAATTAAATGTGTTGATTTAATCGATGAAATTATTAAAATTATTCGGGCTAGTGATTCACGCCAAGACGCAAAAAATGCTTTAATTCAAACATTTGCTTTTACTAATAATCAAGCTGAAGCAATTATTATGATGCGTTTGCATAATTTAACACGCACAGATATATTTGATTTAAGAAATGAATGAGAAAGTCTTCAACAACAAGCTAAAACACTAAAAGAGCGAATTAAATCACTTCAAGTTCGCAAAAATTATTTAAAACAAAAAATGATTGAATTCAAAAAAGAATTTGGTTATCAACGTAAAACAAAATTATTTGATGAGTTTATAAAAGCTGAAGTTAATGAAGATCAAATGATTGAAAAACAAAGTTTAAATTTAGTTATTAGTCGTGATGGATATATTAAAACTGTTTCTAAAAAATCATTTGAATCTTCAAAATATGATGAATTAGGACTAAAAACTAATGATCTTCTTTTTTATCATAATGTAATTAATTCGCATGATCGAATTTTAATTATTACATCAAAAGCAAAATTAATTAATTTAATTGCACATAAAATTAGTTGTATGCGTTGAAAAGATGTTGGTGAACATTTAAATAATTATGCTAAATTTGATGCTAATGAAAAAGTTGTAGCAGTTTATGTATGCAATGAACAATTTAAAGTTGATGAACACCAATTAGTTTTAGGTTCAAAACTAAATTTAATTAAAAGAATTGAATTAAATGAGTTAGATTTAAATAAAAATAGCAAACAAATTAGTATTATGAAACTAAATGAAAATGATGGTTTAATTAGTGCTAATTTAATTAAAAAAGATCATAATCAATTTGTTGTTGCAATTTCTAAACTAGGGTTAGTGTTAATGTTTTTAGTTCATGAAATTAATTGTTTAAATCGTTTAGCAAAAGGGATTAAAATCATGAAATTAAAACCAAATGATGAAATTAGTTCAATTCTAATCGTTCCTAATAATGGTTATAGTATTCAACTTTTTTTAGATCAAGGTAATAAGTGTTTTAGTATTAGTGAGCTAAAATTATCAAAACGTGCAATGACACCATCACCACTTTATTTACCAACAAAAAAAGCACAAAGCGTTTTAGCAGCATTTTTAGTTGGTAATGAAAATGTTTTCTATTTATTAGATGAACAACAAAAAATAAATCCATACTATTTACCAAATCCAAAACCAATAAAATTAAATTCTAAAATTAATAAATACGAAAATGATCTTATTATAACTGATGTTGTTAAAGATAGTTTTTTAAGTGATAGTGTTATAAGTGATTTTAAAAAAATTAGTATGTATGCAAATGAATTTGATAGTGAATTATTAAAAACCAATGAAAATCAAGAGCAAGATGATTTGCAATTAGAATTAATTAATGAGAAAGAAGAAAATGATTAA
- a CDS encoding DUF5385 family protein produces the protein MLDKQEIIESILQADATKGGNSNFLMILIIIIPIILVVVFIMRKKRKQNGENQANVNNKDKSDTNEVWATIKKYLRSIDDKGKEVIDSYVVKRAEPHNLAQMTKQQKIDYKNEQKAIKALKTTNPEQYKIEMERIKKEKRAKPKELYVVLFTTRNAKTLVVDEPRAIECEVRLVKVNKKENRREIDVVRALDYDEEMLWIEPIKAKDDEIYNKRLEADKKKQQKAAERRQKQLEKQKSKTK, from the coding sequence ATGCTTGATAAGCAAGAAATAATAGAATCGATTTTACAAGCAGATGCTACAAAGGGTGGTAATAGTAATTTTTTAATGATTTTAATCATTATTATTCCTATCATACTAGTTGTAGTTTTCATTATGCGTAAAAAACGTAAACAAAATGGTGAAAATCAAGCTAACGTTAACAATAAAGATAAATCAGATACAAACGAAGTTTGAGCCACAATCAAAAAATATTTACGTAGCATTGATGACAAGGGAAAAGAAGTTATTGATTCATATGTTGTTAAACGTGCTGAGCCTCATAATTTAGCTCAAATGACAAAACAACAAAAAATTGATTACAAAAACGAACAAAAAGCTATTAAAGCACTTAAAACAACTAATCCAGAGCAATACAAAATTGAAATGGAGCGAATCAAAAAAGAAAAACGTGCTAAACCTAAAGAATTATATGTTGTTTTATTTACGACAAGAAATGCTAAAACTTTAGTAGTAGATGAACCACGAGCAATTGAATGTGAAGTACGTTTAGTTAAGGTTAATAAAAAAGAAAATCGTCGTGAAATTGATGTTGTACGTGCTTTAGATTATGATGAAGAAATGTTATGAATTGAACCAATTAAAGCTAAAGATGATGAAATTTATAACAAGAGATTAGAAGCTGATAAGAAAAAACAACAAAAAGCAGCAGAACGACGTCAAAAACAATTAGAAAAACAAAAA